Below is a genomic region from Bordetella pertussis 18323.
GGATTCGCCGACACGCGCGTGCGCCTGCTGGCCCGCAAGCTGGGCGAATCGCTGCAGCAGAGCATCGTGGTCGAGAACAAGGCCGGCGCCGGCGGCGTCATCGGCACCAACCTGGTCGCCAAGGCCGCTCCCGACGGTTACACCATCGGCACCGGGAACCTGGCGCCGATGGCGGTCAACCCCACGCTCATGCCCGCCATCCCCTACGATGCGCAGAAAGACCTGGCCCCGGTCGTGCTGATCGAGAACAGCCCGCTGGTGCTCAGCGTGCACAACACGCTGCCGGTCAAGAACCTGCAGGACCTGATCGCGCTGGCCCGGCAGGAACCGGGCAAGCTGACCTTCGGCTCGTCCGGCGTGGGCGGCGCGCACCATCTGTCCGGCGAGATGTTCCGCGAGCAGGCCGGCATCGATATCGTCCATGTCCCCTATAAGGGCGGCAGCCTGGCGGCCACCGACCTGATGGGCGGCCACATCACCATGATGTTCGAAATGGGCTATTCGGCGCTGCCGTCCATCCAGAGCAAGAAAGTCCATCCCATCGCGGTCACCTCGCTCAAGCGGCTGGACGTCCTGCCGGATGTGCCCACCATGGCCGAATCCGGGCTGCCGGGCTTCGAGTCCTACAACTGGCAGGGCATCGTCGCACCGGCCGGCACGCCGGCTCCCATCATTGCCCGCTTGAACGCCGAGTTCAATAAGATCCTGAAAGATCCCGAGGTGGTGAAGGCAATTGCCGATACCGACAGTCAGGCAGGCGGAGGAACGCCTGAAGAATTTGGCGCTTTCATCAAGTCCGAGACGGAAAAATGGGCCAAGGTCATCAAGGCGGGCAATATCTCGCTGCAATGAAGGATGGATGCGTCCCTGATTATATTGACCCATAGGCGGACTTCACTTTCCCATTTGCGCACCAACGGCCGGCGACCATTGCGCTCGCGATACAATGGCCGTTTCGCCCGGCGCGGGCCGCCCGTGGGCGGCCCCCAACCTTTTACCGCTGCCTATGCCCGTTCATACCCGCAATAGCTCGGAACTCGCCCTGTCCCTGGAAGACGTGGCGCTCGGTTATGGCGACTTCACGGTACTGGACGGCATCTCCATGCAGGTGCACGCCGGGCAGGTCGTGGCGGTGATGGGCGGCTCCGGGTCCGGCAAGACGACGCTGCTGCGCGCGGCCACCGGCCAGATCGTCGCCCAGCGCGGCTCGGTCCAGGCCTTCGGCACCGATGTCGGCAGCGTCAGCCAGGACGGCCTGCAATCCCTGCGCAAGCGCATGGGCGTGCTGTTCCAGCAAGGGGCCCTGTTCACCGACCTCAACGTCTTCGAGAACGTCGCCTTCCCGCTGCGCGAGCACACCGCGCTGGACGAGGCGGAACTCACCGCGCGCGTGCTCGACAAGCTGGACGCGGTGGGCCTGCGCACCGCCGCCCACCTGCGGGTGGCCGAAATCTCCGGCGGCATGGCGCGCCGGGTGGCGCTGGCCCGCGCCGTGGT
It encodes:
- a CDS encoding Bug family tripartite tricarboxylate transporter substrate binding protein — encoded protein: MKSFRPLAAALLAAATLAAAGPARAQADSWPSKPITLIVPYAPSGFADTRVRLLARKLGESLQQSIVVENKAGAGGVIGTNLVAKAAPDGYTIGTGNLAPMAVNPTLMPAIPYDAQKDLAPVVLIENSPLVLSVHNTLPVKNLQDLIALARQEPGKLTFGSSGVGGAHHLSGEMFREQAGIDIVHVPYKGGSLAATDLMGGHITMMFEMGYSALPSIQSKKVHPIAVTSLKRLDVLPDVPTMAESGLPGFESYNWQGIVAPAGTPAPIIARLNAEFNKILKDPEVVKAIADTDSQAGGGTPEEFGAFIKSETEKWAKVIKAGNISLQ
- a CDS encoding ABC transporter ATP-binding protein, translated to MPVHTRNSSELALSLEDVALGYGDFTVLDGISMQVHAGQVVAVMGGSGSGKTTLLRAATGQIVAQRGSVQAFGTDVGSVSQDGLQSLRKRMGVLFQQGALFTDLNVFENVAFPLREHTALDEAELTARVLDKLDAVGLRTAAHLRVAEISGGMARRVALARAVVLEPELILYDEPFAGLDPISMGITARLIRSLADRLGCATVLITHDVQESFAIADQVYLVGQGRLAAAGTPQQLAASQDPYVKQFLNGEPDGPVAFQYPETPAFRAWLAQQEGRKP